Proteins encoded within one genomic window of Eurosta solidaginis isolate ZX-2024a chromosome 1, ASM4086904v1, whole genome shotgun sequence:
- the MED28 gene encoding mediator of RNA polymerase II transcription subunit 28 yields the protein MAASNNENGNLMDEFEEAFQACLLSLTKPEPNTGTNKDEIELEVQKTTNRFIDVARQMEAFFLQKRFLVSTLKPDMLIKDENQDLRNEIARKEQLLNKHYSRLEEWKACLSDIQANQGVHNRPIAAGVGGAIAGMSESGGMGATGMSGSVGLNIPQGPNRSGPGGMMGSMQGYGMQRRF from the coding sequence atGGCTGCCTCAAACAATGAAAATGGAAATCTTATGGATGAATTCGAGGAGGCATTTCAAGCATGTCTTTTATCATTAACAAAACCCGAGCCGAATACCGGCACCAACAAAGACGAAATTGAGCTGGAAGTCCAAAAAACCACGAATCGCTTCATAGATGTTGCGCGGCAAATGGAAGCATTTTTTCTACAAAAGCGGTTTCTGGTATCTACACTCAAACCCGATATGTTAATTAAAGATGAAAATCAAGATTTGCGCAACGAAATCGCTCGCAAAGAACAATTACTTAATAAACACTATAGTCGCTTAGAGGAGTGGAAAGCATGCTTATCAGATATACAAGCAAACCAAGGTGTACACAACAGGCCCATCGCAGCAGGGGTTGGGGGTGCCATCGCTGGGATGAGCGAATCGGGGGGAATGGGAGCAACTGGAATGAGCGGGTCAGTGGGCTTGAATATACCACAAGGTCCGAATAGATCAGGTCCAGGTGGCATGATGGGTAGCATGCAGGGTTACGGAATGCAGAggcgattttga